CAAAAGTTAATTTAGATATTGGAGGCAATACACCAAATGCGTCACAAGTTAGCATGATTATATTTTTTGGATGTCCACCTTTTCCTTCCGGTGTCATATTTGGAATAAATGAAACAGGATAAGATGCACGTGTGTTTTCAGTTTTTTTATCACTGTTTAGATCTATTTCTCTGGTAACAGGATCAATAACAACATTTTCAAGCATTGTTCCAAAACGTTTAGTAGTGTCATAAATTAATGGTTCAATTTCTCTGGATAGCTTGATTACTTTTGCATAACACCCACCTTCAAAATTAAAAATACCTTTGCTACTCCAGCCGTGTTCATCATCTCCTATTAATGTTCTTTCAGGATCAGCTGACAATGTAGTTTTTCCAGTGCCTGAAAGTCCAAAAAATATAGCTACATCATCTTTATTTTTTCCATAATTTGCTGAAGCATGCATGGGCATTATGCCTTCTTGAGGTAAAAGATAATTCATTACAGTAAACATTGATTTTTTAATTTCGCCAGCATATGATGTTCCACCAATTAATGCTAGATTTTTCTGAAAGTTTAGGACAATAAAAGTGCCAGAATTTGTCCCGTGAGTTTTAGGATCTGCATTTAAACTTGGTGCGTGTAAAACTATAAAATCAGGAATAAAATTTTCTAATTTTTTTGGATCACTTTCTTGAATAAACATTGTTCCTGCAAAAAGTGCTGCCACTGCTCGTTCTGAAATAACTCTAAGTTTAATTCTGTGATTCTTATCTGCTCCTACATAACAATCTTTTACAAATAAATCTTTTGTTCTTAAATGGTTAGCTACAAGGTCTTCAAGTAAGTGAAATTTATTTTCATCAATCGGTTGATTAACTTTACCCCACCAGATTTTGTCAACATACGAAGGTTCTTTAACAATGAATTTATCATTTGGGGATCTTCCTGTATATGGAGTAGTGTCTACTACAATAGGGCCATCTTTGCTGAGTGTTGCTTCACCCATACCAATGGCTTTTTCGTAAAGTACAGGAACTGAAAGGTTTTGATAAACATTCCCTAATGGTTTAAAGTCTATAACTGGACTGTTGCTTAACATTGCTAATGTTGATTTCATAAATTACTCCTTAAATACACACAAGCGTCCATTATATATTAGCTTTTCTTTTCTTTCTTTTTATCTTGTCTGTATTGCTCAAAAAGTAAAACAGCAACTAGGCTAATTATGCCAAAGATAAATATTACAAATAATACTTCTCCAGACCATGTAATATTCATTATCTTTTCTCCTTTAAAACAATATTACCTATAATGATTAATATCCAACCTAAAGCAAATGATATCACGGCATATATTGAATGACTAAGAAACAAGCTTTTCTTAAGCACAATCCACTGAAAGACAATTGAACCTGTAGGTGCTAAAAAAGCAAAACCAATATTTCTAAAAACTCCAGAGTTGTATTTTTGCTGCTCTGTGATCATAAAAATCATGCTAGCAGAATTAATTATAGAAATACGTAACCAAGGGTTACACAAAGAGATAAAAATTTTTTAATGTTGGTAAGTCTTTAAATGATATCATTTTAACCATGCCAATACTTGTCCAAAAATTTGGTGGAACATCAGTTCGTGATGCTATTTGTATAAGACGAGTAGCAAAAATTGCAACTGATGCACAAAAAAATGGCTATCAAGTAGTAGTTGTAGTTTCTGCAATGGGTGATACAACCGATAACTTAATTGATCTTGCAAGAGACATTACAACTAAACCAGATCCAAGAGAATATGATCTCTTACTTTCAACCGGTGAACAAATAAGTATCCCACTTGTAGCAATGGCAATTCATGATCTTGGTGTAAAAGCAATTTCACAGACAGGTTTACAAGTGGGTATTTTGACAGAAGATAGACATGGTAAAGCAAGGATTACAGAAATTAAAACTACGAAAATAAAAAAATATTTAAATGAAGGAAATATTGTAGTAATAGCAGGGTTTCAAGGAATTAGTGAAACAACAGGGGAAATTACTACGCTTGGACGTGGTGGTTCTGATACTACTGCAGTAGCACTTGCAGTAGCACTTGGTGCAGAACGTTGTGATATTTATACAGATGTAGATGCTGTTTATACAACTGATCCTGATATTGTTAAAGATGCTTCCAGGCTAAAAATAATTTCTTATGAAGAAATGCTTGAGCTGGCAAGTCTTGGAGCACAGGTTTTGCACCCACGTTCTGTTGAAATTGCTAAAAACTATAATATGCCAATGCGAGTTAGGGGTAGCTTTAAATCTCAAGATGAAGGTACACTAGTACAAGGAGTAGCTACAATGGAGATTAACAATCCAGTGAGTGGAGTTGCATTAGATGAATCACAAGCAAGAGTAGCAATAATTGGTGTACCAGATAAACCAGGAATTGCAGCAAAAGTTTTTGAGTCTCTTGCTAAAAAAAATATTTCTGTTGATATGATTGTCCAATCTACAAGTCAGGACGGGGTAAATGAAATTGCATTTACTGTAGATAAAGATATGCTTGATGAAACAAAAAAAGCAGCACAAGCAATAGTTAAAGAAATTAATGCAAAAGATATGACTTGTGATGTAAACATTGCAAAGGTTTCAATTGTAGGAGCTGGAATGATTGGTCGTCCTGGTATTGCAGCAGCAATGTTTAAAGCACTTGCAGATTCTTCTATAAATATTCAAATGATTTCAACCAGTGAAATAAAAGTAAGTTGTGTAGTTGATGTAAAAGATGGTGAGAAAGCAGTTAAAGCTATTCATAAGGTTTTTGAATTAGACAAGGTAAATAAAGAAAAAGAGAAAGTTTAACACTTACTTCTTCTTAAATGGATGTTTATGCCTCCACTGACTTGGAGTTTCTAAAATAAAATTATTCTTCTCCCAGACTCCAAGCATATTTTGTCTAGCATAAACTTGTGCCTTCTTTAGTCTAAAGATGTATCTTAGATTTGGCGGGAAGTTAGCTAAAATTGCAAAGCCGTTTTTTAATAGGGCTTCGTTTAGGAATAAATTATGAGTCCCTCCAATAAACACATACCCTAACGTCCTTTTATAAGGATCTATTTTTTGCAAGTCACTTTCAATACAAACATTTTTATTTAGTACTAAGTTTGCTAAAAAATCCTTTGCTTTTTTCCCATAAATGTTTTGTTCAAGCTCAAATGAATCTATTCCATGTAGCCGTATTGTTTCATTGTTTTCAAGTACTATGGTGTCTCCATCGTAAACAAATTTAACTTTATAAATATTTTGATTAGTGTCTTTTGTGCAATCATTTGTAAATATTGATGAGCTGAAAGCTGAGAGCTGAAAGCTGAAAGCTAGAAAGAGAAATAGTGTAAAAAGTTTTTTTATATTGTTGTTTACTTTAAGCACTTAATAGTACCATCTCAATAATTATGACAGACAAGAAACTTTTTGTTTAAGCTCAGGTTAAAATCAGTTCTTTTAATGTCAAGTAATGTCAAGTAGGCTCTTTGTACTTCAAAAGGCTTATCCTAGGGGTTTGACAGGGTCATGAGTATTGCTGTAATTGTTAGATTTATTCCAGCTATTCTTTCGAAAGCTAAGCCATTGCTTAGATTTTTAAAAAGTGGGAGCTCTATTACTCCTGCTCAAAAAGAAATGATGGTACTAGCAAACAAGATTTACAAAAATGAAATTTGTGAAATGTCAAAAAGGCTCGGAATAAAAGAAGAAGTTTTAAGAAGTTTTTTGCCAAGAATCAAGTTGATTGACACAAGTGGAAGAATAGGTGGGGGTGCTGGCTTTAAGCTTTACGGAAGTACAAGATTTCTTATTGATTTAAAAACAGTTGAATATTTTTTAAATACAGGAATGCCGAGAGTTAATTTGACCGGGAATGTTCTGATGTTAAAACCAAGTAATATAAATAGTGTTATCCATAATTTTGTTTCTCATGAAACAAGACATATTGAACAGATAATGTCACCTTTAGTACATTTGTCTCGAAAAGAGTACATAGATTTAACAGCTAAAACATTTTTAAACCTCATTAAAAAACTCTCGTTAGATAAAGCTCCTGGTAAAATTGCAGACTTACTTTTAAAGATCTATGCAAATATTCATGGTACTTTAAGATTTAATTTTCACTCAGGATTAAAAAAAATCAAGAGTGTTCCAACTACTCAGGAGCATGCTCAAAAAGCCAGATCACTGATGGAAGATTATGCAAACTCACAACTAGCATCTGTAAAAGCACAGTCCTCTTTTGAGATATCAGATCTAAAAAATTATTTTAATGATAAATGTGAAGTTGATGCAAGAATGTATTCTCTGTTTAGCAGACTTAGATCATTATTCAGAAAGATTGATTCAAGTTCTGTGTTGACAAAAGAAGAAGTCCATAAGTTAAGTAAAGAATTAAACTTTCTTAAGCGTGAACGCAGAAGCGAGTCGTCTGGTTTTTTATTTCCACAGGATAAACAGTTAAAAACACAGTTAGCAGAGATACGTACCGTAATGTTTTTGCTCAGAGCACTGATATCTAACAAAAGAATGCCGTCTCATGAATTAAGAGAAGGTTTAAGATGTTTGTTTTAAGAAACCCAATTTGTTAATATGTTCTTAGTCACGCTATAATCTATAAACGTATGCCAAACAACAAACTAGCAATAGTAGCTGGAAATGGTGAATTAACTTCACTCCTTGCAGAATCAGCTTGCAAGCAAGGTTTTGAAACCTGCGCTATTGCAATAACTGATGAAGCAAAACATAGACTAGAAGATATTTGTGATAAGGTTTGTAGATTTTCACCTGGTGAAGTTTCAAAAATGATTAATTTCATTAAAAGAGAAATGATTGATCAGGTTGTATTTATTGGCAAAGTTCCTAAAATTGATTTGCTTAGAAATGTTCATAAGCTTGACTGGATTGCAATTAAAAATTTATCTAAGCTA
This DNA window, taken from Candidatus Melainabacteria bacterium, encodes the following:
- the pckA gene encoding phosphoenolpyruvate carboxykinase (ATP), which produces MKSTLAMLSNSPVIDFKPLGNVYQNLSVPVLYEKAIGMGEATLSKDGPIVVDTTPYTGRSPNDKFIVKEPSYVDKIWWGKVNQPIDENKFHLLEDLVANHLRTKDLFVKDCYVGADKNHRIKLRVISERAVAALFAGTMFIQESDPKKLENFIPDFIVLHAPSLNADPKTHGTNSGTFIVLNFQKNLALIGGTSYAGEIKKSMFTVMNYLLPQEGIMPMHASANYGKNKDDVAIFFGLSGTGKTTLSADPERTLIGDDEHGWSSKGIFNFEGGCYAKVIKLSREIEPLIYDTTKRFGTMLENVVIDPVTREIDLNSDKKTENTRASYPVSFIPNMTPEGKGGHPKNIIMLTCDAFGVLPPISKLTFDQAMYHFTCGYTAKVAGTERGIKEPQATFSACFGAPFMPLPPKVYAELLGKKIKEHNVDVWLINTGWSGGAYGEGRRMELPLTRMVVRAVLDGSLRNVKTTEDPLFGVHVPVSCPGVKAEILQPRNTWKDQDAYDKKAKELLRMFERSYNENAK
- a CDS encoding aspartate kinase, whose protein sequence is MPILVQKFGGTSVRDAICIRRVAKIATDAQKNGYQVVVVVSAMGDTTDNLIDLARDITTKPDPREYDLLLSTGEQISIPLVAMAIHDLGVKAISQTGLQVGILTEDRHGKARITEIKTTKIKKYLNEGNIVVIAGFQGISETTGEITTLGRGGSDTTAVALAVALGAERCDIYTDVDAVYTTDPDIVKDASRLKIISYEEMLELASLGAQVLHPRSVEIAKNYNMPMRVRGSFKSQDEGTLVQGVATMEINNPVSGVALDESQARVAIIGVPDKPGIAAKVFESLAKKNISVDMIVQSTSQDGVNEIAFTVDKDMLDETKKAAQAIVKEINAKDMTCDVNIAKVSIVGAGMIGRPGIAAAMFKALADSSINIQMISTSEIKVSCVVDVKDGEKAVKAIHKVFELDKVNKEKEKV
- a CDS encoding thermonuclease family protein, whose protein sequence is MLKVNNNIKKLFTLFLFLAFSFQLSAFSSSIFTNDCTKDTNQNIYKVKFVYDGDTIVLENNETIRLHGIDSFELEQNIYGKKAKDFLANLVLNKNVCIESDLQKIDPYKRTLGYVFIGGTHNLFLNEALLKNGFAILANFPPNLRYIFRLKKAQVYARQNMLGVWEKNNFILETPSQWRHKHPFKKK